The genomic segment GTGTTTTTTCACTGTTTGCTATGTAAAAAGGACATACTTCAACCTTGATACCGCTTTGAATCATATTTTTTAAGATCATCTGGGGGGATTTATCTAAAGGTTTAAATATAATCTCATTTCCATTTTTTAATCCCAAATCTCCCCCGGGGCCGCACAAAAGGATTCTAACTGATTTTCCCTTGGCTTTAACCTGCATTGCAAGGGACATAGCCATCATATGCACCTGGGGATCAGGAGCTGTTACAAATACAAAAACTCCATTTATATCACCTGGAAACATTCTTTGTGCAAGGGGCTGGTTTAATGGTGTATTTTCAGGAGGCTTAACAAGGTCGTTTTCAGGCATTTCACGTTTAATTGTCTGGTCTTTTGAAGGCAGTTTTGGTGACTGTTTATTTTTAAAGATATAGACAGCAATGATAATGCCTATTATAATAAAATACAGCAGAATGTCGGAATCCTGATAACCCATAAAAACCTCCGTTATCTTCCTGTTGTTTTAAGTTTGATTATAATATTTTTTATATATTCATCAGAATCTCCGCCGCATCCTGATTGATCTATTACCTGGATTACAGTTTCAATTGCACCATTCCAGCCCATACTGATATACTCCCTGTCAATGTCTTCAATGTCAGGGGACGTATTTTTATTACACCATGTTTTAAAATCCATAATATCTCCTTTTAACCTGTCTGATATTTATTTTATTAAGCCAGGTACAATAGTCCTGAGAAATCGTTTGTCATCTTCGTCTATTCTTCGCAAGCCTTCCATTAAAAGGGGCATAAAGGGACCCATGCCTCTGGATTCCATTTCTTCAAGAGATAATCCCGGCTTAAATTTAAATCTTCCCCGCTTGAGTTTTAATAAATCAAAAAAAGCATCCTCTCCCTGTCTGCCATTATAATGAACATTGACAAGTTCTCCGTCCCTGAAAGAAACCGACGCGCTGTTGTGTTGTGACTGTAATGTGAGTCTGCCTGTTTTTTGATTCATATTAAACATTTGAAATAATTCCAGAGGAGACATTTCAGATATTTTACCTGTAATGCCTGATGAAAATTCTTTTGATCTTGCAATATTTATTTCAGCCATTCTTCCTGCAAGCAGCCTGGTAAAATACATTTGAAGCTTTGGGGAACTGCTTAATATTGTTTTTAGGCTCTGGCCTGTAATATATAGAACTGTTGTAGGTTCTATGGCAATTATGGTAGCACCTACCGTGTTGCCGCTTAACAGGCTCATCTCTCCGAAAATTTCTCCTGTACCCATAACTGCAATACGCATTTCATCATCACCCATAACCTCAACCTTACCTGATATTATGATATAAAGATTTTTGCCCGGGTCTCCTTTTTTTATTATAAGTTCTCCTACTGCAAATTCATCAAACCTTAAACATGCTGTAAACTCACGGCTTATTTCATTATCAAGAGATTGAAAAATGGGAAAATCACTCAGACCCCTGGTAACAACCTCTATATAATCGTCTTCAGGTTTATTATCCTCTTTTTCAAGGAATTCAGGAGAAGGTTTTTTAACAAACCTGATTATCCCTTTGCATCCGCTGCATTGATATATCTGGCCGATTACCTCTGACTCTGGAGCTTCTATATAAGCCTGTTTAAATATACGGGCAACATCCCTTGCAAGGATCATACACGGGGCTTTGGGCCTGGGAACTGTTAATATGCTCCCTGATAACTGGAACTCGTCGCCAAGATCATAAAGAGGGCAGTTTTTTCCTCCGATCATCCTGAATACCGGGGGCTGCTGAAACATCTTTTTTTGCTCATCTTTTTTTCTGGCATGATCGTCTTTGGGATTTTGAGAGCTGTTTTCAACAAATCCAGGAGGATATATTATCATGATTTGCCTGCATTTAAGACAGCGTGTTTTGCTTCCCTGTTTTTTTATAAGCTTGCTGTTTACTCTAAACACAGCTTTGCAATTATGGCATTTTACCCGCATTTGTCCCCCTGAATGATTTTAAAAATAAAAACAAGTCTTGCAGGCCATAGATTTATTTGATATTAACTAGGTTATAGGTTATCTTTATTGCATAATAAAATAATTTGGAATAATAACTTAAATAGATATTAATTTCAATCAGCAATCAAAATTTTGTTGTTATGAGGGTTATATAAGTTTATATACCGCAGCCACAGGGGCTGAGGGTTTTTAGAAATATAAATTATTTATAAGGAGAAAAAAAGATGAAAAAAAAGGTGATCAGTTTATTGATCGGGATATTAATGATTATTCCTGTTTCAGCAATGGCAATTGAACTTACGGATTATATAGACCCTGATCTCCAGTATCAGGATGCAGAACTTGCAGCAAGCTTTTATCTTAAAGATGGAAACCAGGATCAGGCAAATTATCAAGGTGCCTTTAGACTTGATTATGACATGGAATACAGTACCCTTCCTTTTAAATGGGAAGCCTATGCAACCGGCAAGACAGATTTCAGCAGGGGAGGAAACGAGGAAGATTCCAGTGATAAAAATATTGATGTATTTGCATGGACACAGGCCAGAAAGTACCTGGATGATTATAAGGGCTTATTTGGTTTTGGCCGCCTAGACCTTGGTATCCGTGATCTTGAAGGTAATGATGATGATGATCCTTATGCAAAGATTACAGCAGGTGCAGGATATGGCCGAATAATAACTGCCACGCCGTTAATGAAGACTGTAAGATGTGTGGAAGATCTGAAAAAGTACGGTATTATTTCAAGTGAGATATCTGATGATACATATATGAAGATTGCTTCAATTATTGCAAAGGAAAATGAATATAAAAGCAAATACAGCCTTATTGAATATGAAAAATACTGGTATGAAGACATAGAAAAAGCATTTAAAGAAGCTGGTGTATTGCAAAACGATTATCTTGGAGCTATGGGTATTATCAGGATCCAGGATATTTTAACTGATGAACCTGTAGTCAGACGTAAACATGGATGGGAAGTAGGTGCTGGTATAGATTACCTGATTTCAGATTACGCAGGCAATGAAGGTGATCCAGGTCTGTCTGCTTATTTTGAATATGCAAAACCTTTTGGATTTAAATGGCAGTTTGTTGACAGGGCTGAATATTCAACTCTGCTGGTGGACTGGGAATTTGGTGATGCTTCTCATAATTTATCCAACAGGGCAGCTCTTGATTATGAAATGACAGACAATATTGACTGGGAAAACTGGTTTGATTTTAAAATTACCATTGCTACAGAAGATGATGTTGATGATGCATACAGAACCCAGCTTGGTACTGCATTCCGCTATTATATTTCAAATACAATTAATGCAAGAACAGGTTTGACCTTTGATCATTTTGACCAGGGTGATAATGAAGATGATGAGGTTGATACAAGATTTTTCTTTGAGATTATCTATACAATATTTTAGGATCTGATATAAATTTTTTTGTTCCTGCAGAAACGCCTGACAATGCGTCTCTGCAGGATACAAAAAAGATTAAACATTAAAACGAAAATTAATAATATCCCCGTCCTGGACCTCATAGGTTTTTCCTTCAAGCCTTACATTTCCTTTTTTCCTTGCCTCATTATAGGTTTTTGCGTCCATGAGATCATCATAGGAAAGAACTTCAGCCCTTATAAATCCTTTTTTAATATCAGAATGGATAACCTCGGCAGCATCAACAGCCATAGTTCCTTTTTTTATAGTCCAGGCTCTTACCTCGTCTTCACCTACTGTAAAAAATGAAATCAATCCCAGCAGTTCATAAGAACCTTTTATCACCCTGTCCATTGCAGATGCAGTAATATTAAACTCTTCCAGGAAATCCCCTGCTTCTTCCTCGGACATCTGGACAAGTTCCTGCTCAAGTTTTCCCCTGATAACCATGCAGTTTTCAGAAAATTCTTTGATATCAGGCATGGAATCGTTATCATCTTCATTGTTGAACAATACCAGCATGGGTTTTGCAGATATAAAAGCAAAACCTTTTAAAACATGGGCAGAAGCAATTTCTGGATTTTTTCTAAGAGGATATTCCTGTTCAAGGTTTTTTTTACACTGCTCCAAAAGAGGCAGTTCCTCGTTATCAACCTGTTTTCCCCTTTTTTTATCAAGCTCAAGCCGTTCAAGCCTTTTTTCTATTACAACAAGGTCAGATACAATCATGTCCTGATTAATATTTTGAAAATCTTGAAAAGGTTCAGGGGTTTCAAACCCGTATCCTCCAAAATTTCTGACCACATGGATAAGGGCATCACAATCACGCACAGGGGTCCAGGTATTCTGATCTTTTTTTGTACTTCCTGTTTTTCCAGGTAAAAAGTATTCCACCTGGGCATAAATAGTTTTTTTAGGTTTATACATATCACTGAGTATATTGACACGGGAGTCAGGGACTCGAATTGTTCCTATACGGTCTTCACTTCTGTTTGCTCCATCAGAAATCTTGCCGGTTAATGCTTCAAATATAGTTGATTTCCCTGCACCGGAAATCCCGATAATTCCTAGTTTCATATAATTTTCTCCTGTACTGGTTAATGAAGTTTAAAAACACTTATAAGCATAACATGAAATAAGGCAAACAAAAATTGACAATCCTCTTGATTTTAGCTAATATTATTATATTTTCTAAATTCAGGCTATGGCTGCTGCTCTTCAAACATGATTGTCTAATACTATTTCAAATCAGGAAGTATTGTGAGAATTTCAAATATTATAAAAAACTGCTTTAATATAAAAAAAGAATCCAGTAAGAAAAAATCTTCAACCCATATATTTCAGGAAGATGCTATGATAATAGGACTTGATGTAGGTGGAACACACACAGATACCGTACTCTTGGGAAAACAGGGTCTGATTCGGCAACATAAAGTTACAACAGATACCCTAGATCTTTTTAAAACAGTTCTTGCAGGACTGGAAAACATAACAAAAGATATTGATCCTGCCAGTATAAGCAGGGCTGTATTAAGTACAACCCTGACAACAAATGCTATTGTTCAGGATAAGAATCCGGCAGTAGGCATGATTGTTTCAGGAGGGCCTGGAGTTGATCCTGAATATTTTCGTACTAATGAAGATTATTTTTGTGTTTCAGGTTCAATAGACCACAGGGGCAGGGAAGTAGAGCCTGTTAATGAAGATGAAATACTGAAAATTAAGGATATATTGAAAGAAAAAGGGATTCGTAATGTTGGAATAATCAGTAAATTTTCAGTACGAAATCCAAAACATGAACTTGCTGTTTACAACCTTATTAAAGATGCTTTTGGCAAGATTTATATGGGGCATCTGATTTCAGGAAATCTTAACTTTCCCAGGCGTATTGCCACAACCTATCTTAATACCATTGTTCACCAGACTCATAAACGATTTTTTGAAGCAGTCAGAGATTCTCTGAAGCAAAAAGGTCTTAATATCCCGATTCATATTTTAAAAGCAGATGGAGGAACCATGAATTTTGATTCTTCCATTGATTTTCCAGGACAAACCATTCTTTCAGGACCTTCAGCCAGTGTCATGGGGGCAACAGCCTTTGCATCTGAAAAAGATGAGACCCTGGTTCTTGATATAGGGGGAACCACAACAGACATGGCTATTTTAGTCAACAGGGTGCCTCTTTTAGACCCCCAGGGAATTACACTTGGAAATTATAATACTCTTATCCGTTCTCTGGAAACCAGATCCATAGGTATTGGAGGAGACAGTCATGTACAGATTGCTGACGGGAAGTTAAAGATAGGACCTGAAAGAAAAGGACCTGCCATGGCTTATGGAGGCCCTGTGCCAACTCCGACAGATGCCATGTTTGTCATGGGATTAATGACAGAAGGCAATAGGGATGCTTCTGTTAAAGGTATTGAACCCATTGCTGCAGCACTTGATATAAACCTGGAAGATGCAGCAGTTCGTATTTTCGATCATGCTTGTAAATTGATTCTTTTTCATGCCAGGGCCATGATTGATGCAATCAACCGAAAACCTGTATATACGGTTCATGAGCTTCAGGAGGGACTTGTGGTTAATCCCAGAAAAATATTGATACTGGGAGGGCCTGCTCCATATTTTGCCGGCTATCTTGAGAAAATATCCAATTTTCAGGTTAATACAGTGCCCCATTGGAAGGTTGCAAATGCCATTGGAGCAGCACTCGCAAGAACCACATGCGAGGTTACCCTGTTTGCAGACACCCAGCAGGAAATTGCTGCAGCACCTGAAGAAAACTTCAATGTATCTGTAAGTAAAAACTTTACAAAGGAGCTTGCTGTTGAAAAAGCTTTTGAATTACTTAAAAATAAAGCAATGAACATTGGAGCAACAGCAGATGATCTTGAAATGGAGGTTGCTGAAAGCCAGCAGTTTAACATGGTACGCGGATTTTACACAGCAGGTAAAAATATCCGGGTTAAAGTACAGGTAAAGCCGGGGCTGATTCATGGGTACGAGGCTCTTGCTCAAAAACTTTTAGCTGATGCTGATGAAATGGTTTGTTAATCATTTTAAATCTGTTATATTGATTAACATTGTGCAGGAAAAAATTATTAACTTTTTAAATTTTAGGAGGTTTTGATGAAAAAGAGTTTTATTATCGGGCTGGCACTTATTTTTGGTTTTATTGTGTTTATGGGAACATATCCGGCTGATGTTCAGGCAAAAACCACATTTGTTACAATCGGCACAGGCGGTATTACTGGTGTTTATTATCCAACCGGCGGTGCTATTGCCAAGATTGTTAATCAAAAACGAAAAGAATATGGTATTCGTGCAACTGTTGAATCAACAGGCGGTTCTGTTTTTAACGTAAATGCCATCATGGCAGGAGACCTTGAATTTGGTGTTGTTCAGTCAGACAGACAGTATCAGGCTGTTAAAGGACTGGCTGAATGGAAAGACAGCGGCCCTCAAAAAGACCTTTGTGCTGTATTCAGCATCCATCCTGAATCCGTAACCCTGGTAGCATCAGTTGATTCAGGCATTAAAAATATTCAAGACCTTAAGGGAAAAAGGGTAAATATAGGCAATCCTGGTTCAGGACAGCGCCAGAACTCCATAGATGCTCTTACAGCCGTAGGACTGAATTTTGAAACAGATTTAAAGGCTGAAGGTGTTAAGGCTGCAGAAGCCCCTGGACTTCTTCAAGACGGAAGACTTGATGCTTTTTTTTATACAGTAGGACATCCCAGCGGTGCTTTTAAAGAAGCTACAGCAGGGGCAACCAAAGTAACCTTTGTTACTATTGACGGTCCTGGAATTAATAAACTTATTTCTGAAAAACCTTATTATGCAAAATCTTTTATCCCTATTGATCTTTATCCTGGTGCTGTTAATGAAGGCAATGTGGATACCTTTGGTGTTAAGGCAACATTTGTAACATCTGCAAAGGTTCCTGAGAATGTTGTTTATGCTGTAACAAAAGAAGTTTTTGAGAATTTTGAAGAATTTAAAAAACTTCATCCTGCTTATCAGGTTTTGACAAAAGAAGGTATGCTTGAAGGAATGTCTGCTCCAATTCATCCAGGAGCAATGAAATATTATAAAGAAGCCGGTTTAATGAAATAAATATTTGTTCAAAACCAGGGGCAGGCTCCTGTGCCTGCCCCTGAGAAAAAGAGGTCAGCATGAACAGTATTGATAAACATGATGATGATGGCCTGGAACTTGCCAGACGCATGGCAGAGGAAGAAGAGGGTGTTGGCCGAAGACCGGAAGGTCCGTCTAAGTATATTATCCCCTTTATTGCAGTTTGCTGGAGCATATTTCAATTATCCATTGCAAGCTGGCTTATCCTTGATTCCACATTTATAAGAGCTATTCATCTTGGCTTTGCCCTGTTAATTGTTTTTTTAAATTATCCTGTATTTAAAAAAAAACGATTTGGTCTTGATTTTCTTTCCACAACAAATAAGATTCCCATTATTGATTATATTATCGCAATAACTGCGGCCTTTTCAGCTCTTTACATTGCCATAGATTACCAGGGGCTTACAGTCCGCTATGGTTCTCCAATACTAAGAGACCTTGTTTTCGGGGGACTGCTTGTAATCATGCTTCTTGAGGCAGCCAGGAGGGTAATCGGGCCTGCTCTTCCCACTATTGCAGTTTTCTTTTGCGTGTATGCTTTTTTCGGCCCTTATATGCCTGATCTTATTGCTTTTAAAGGAATATCATTAAACCGCTTTATGGGACAGATGACCATGTCAACTGAAGGTATTTATGGTATTCCTTTGGATGTATCTGCAACAATTGTTTTTTTATTTGTATTATTTGGAGCCATGCTGGACAAGGCAGGGGCAGGTCATTATTTTATTCAGCTTGCATTAAGCCTTTTAGGCGGATTCAAAGGCGGGCCTGCTAAAGCTGCTATTTTAGGAAGCGGTTTAACAGGTATGGTGTCAGGTTCAAGTATTGCCAATATTGTTACTACAGGAACATTTACCATTCCTCTTATGAAAAAAGTTGGATACCCTGCAACAAAAGCTGCTGCTGTTGAGGTTGCAGCCAGTACTGACGGCCAGCTTGCTCCTCCAATTATGGGAGCAGCAGCATTTATTATTGCTGAATATGTAAATGTTCCTTATATTGATGTTATAAAAGCAGCAGCAGTGCCTGCATTTGCTTCATATGCAGCTTTATTTTTCATTACCCATATTGAAGCATCCAAGCTTGGGCTGACTGGTATGCCCAGAAATGAACTTCCGCCTTTTTTCAAAACCTTGTTTGGGGGTTTTCATTTTTTAATTCCATTATTTTTTTTATTATATGAACTTATAATTGTAAGGCATTCTCCAGAACTTGCTGCATTTTATGCCATAATAGTCATGGCTGTAATCATGATTTTCCAGGAGCCGGTCAAGGCTTTGATAGCCAGGGAATCTCTTGGTGCTGCATTTAAACAAAGTATTATAAATCTTTTTTCAGCTCTGG from the Desulfonema limicola genome contains:
- a CDS encoding TAXI family TRAP transporter solute-binding subunit: MKKSFIIGLALIFGFIVFMGTYPADVQAKTTFVTIGTGGITGVYYPTGGAIAKIVNQKRKEYGIRATVESTGGSVFNVNAIMAGDLEFGVVQSDRQYQAVKGLAEWKDSGPQKDLCAVFSIHPESVTLVASVDSGIKNIQDLKGKRVNIGNPGSGQRQNSIDALTAVGLNFETDLKAEGVKAAEAPGLLQDGRLDAFFYTVGHPSGAFKEATAGATKVTFVTIDGPGINKLISEKPYYAKSFIPIDLYPGAVNEGNVDTFGVKATFVTSAKVPENVVYAVTKEVFENFEEFKKLHPAYQVLTKEGMLEGMSAPIHPGAMKYYKEAGLMK
- a CDS encoding TRAP transporter permease — its product is MNSIDKHDDDGLELARRMAEEEEGVGRRPEGPSKYIIPFIAVCWSIFQLSIASWLILDSTFIRAIHLGFALLIVFLNYPVFKKKRFGLDFLSTTNKIPIIDYIIAITAAFSALYIAIDYQGLTVRYGSPILRDLVFGGLLVIMLLEAARRVIGPALPTIAVFFCVYAFFGPYMPDLIAFKGISLNRFMGQMTMSTEGIYGIPLDVSATIVFLFVLFGAMLDKAGAGHYFIQLALSLLGGFKGGPAKAAILGSGLTGMVSGSSIANIVTTGTFTIPLMKKVGYPATKAAAVEVAASTDGQLAPPIMGAAAFIIAEYVNVPYIDVIKAAAVPAFASYAALFFITHIEASKLGLTGMPRNELPPFFKTLFGGFHFLIPLFFLLYELIIVRHSPELAAFYAIIVMAVIMIFQEPVKALIARESLGAAFKQSIINLFSALASGGRNMVSVALATAAAGIIVGVVALGLGGLITQIIDTISMGNIFLMLIITALASLIIGMGLPTTATYIVMASLTAPAIVEIGGYNDFIVPLISAHLFCFYFGILADDTPPVGLAAYAAAAIAKSPPIQTGLQGFMYDIRTAILPFMFIFNSDLILYNINSWPQGILIFVMACMGNFAFASATQGWFVAKNRFYEIPLFLCVTFILMRPDAVAPIMGLAHEQRYWAYPVGLALYAFIYLIQRPRIPRPADLAVSSA
- a CDS encoding DUF4388 domain-containing protein codes for the protein MRVKCHNCKAVFRVNSKLIKKQGSKTRCLKCRQIMIIYPPGFVENSSQNPKDDHARKKDEQKKMFQQPPVFRMIGGKNCPLYDLGDEFQLSGSILTVPRPKAPCMILARDVARIFKQAYIEAPESEVIGQIYQCSGCKGIIRFVKKPSPEFLEKEDNKPEDDYIEVVTRGLSDFPIFQSLDNEISREFTACLRFDEFAVGELIIKKGDPGKNLYIIISGKVEVMGDDEMRIAVMGTGEIFGEMSLLSGNTVGATIIAIEPTTVLYITGQSLKTILSSSPKLQMYFTRLLAGRMAEINIARSKEFSSGITGKISEMSPLELFQMFNMNQKTGRLTLQSQHNSASVSFRDGELVNVHYNGRQGEDAFFDLLKLKRGRFKFKPGLSLEEMESRGMGPFMPLLMEGLRRIDEDDKRFLRTIVPGLIK
- a CDS encoding hydantoinase/oxoprolinase family protein; its protein translation is MRISNIIKNCFNIKKESSKKKSSTHIFQEDAMIIGLDVGGTHTDTVLLGKQGLIRQHKVTTDTLDLFKTVLAGLENITKDIDPASISRAVLSTTLTTNAIVQDKNPAVGMIVSGGPGVDPEYFRTNEDYFCVSGSIDHRGREVEPVNEDEILKIKDILKEKGIRNVGIISKFSVRNPKHELAVYNLIKDAFGKIYMGHLISGNLNFPRRIATTYLNTIVHQTHKRFFEAVRDSLKQKGLNIPIHILKADGGTMNFDSSIDFPGQTILSGPSASVMGATAFASEKDETLVLDIGGTTTDMAILVNRVPLLDPQGITLGNYNTLIRSLETRSIGIGGDSHVQIADGKLKIGPERKGPAMAYGGPVPTPTDAMFVMGLMTEGNRDASVKGIEPIAAALDINLEDAAVRIFDHACKLILFHARAMIDAINRKPVYTVHELQEGLVVNPRKILILGGPAPYFAGYLEKISNFQVNTVPHWKVANAIGAALARTTCEVTLFADTQQEIAAAPEENFNVSVSKNFTKELAVEKAFELLKNKAMNIGATADDLEMEVAESQQFNMVRGFYTAGKNIRVKVQVKPGLIHGYEALAQKLLADADEMVC
- a CDS encoding DUF933 domain-containing protein — translated: MKLGIIGISGAGKSTIFEALTGKISDGANRSEDRIGTIRVPDSRVNILSDMYKPKKTIYAQVEYFLPGKTGSTKKDQNTWTPVRDCDALIHVVRNFGGYGFETPEPFQDFQNINQDMIVSDLVVIEKRLERLELDKKRGKQVDNEELPLLEQCKKNLEQEYPLRKNPEIASAHVLKGFAFISAKPMLVLFNNEDDNDSMPDIKEFSENCMVIRGKLEQELVQMSEEEAGDFLEEFNITASAMDRVIKGSYELLGLISFFTVGEDEVRAWTIKKGTMAVDAAEVIHSDIKKGFIRAEVLSYDDLMDAKTYNEARKKGNVRLEGKTYEVQDGDIINFRFNV